The Funiculus sociatus GB2-C1 genome has a window encoding:
- a CDS encoding helix-turn-helix domain-containing protein, whose product MSRKKQSEINHRFGKAIRRRRRELDLSQEELAERAELHQTYISDIERGGRNPSLENVEKLANALGISIARLFTDYGVEVENDLESRS is encoded by the coding sequence GTGAGTCGAAAAAAACAATCAGAGATTAACCACCGCTTTGGGAAAGCCATCAGGCGGCGTCGGCGAGAATTGGATTTGTCTCAAGAGGAACTTGCCGAACGAGCTGAGCTTCATCAAACCTACATTTCGGATATTGAGAGAGGTGGGCGAAATCCCTCTCTGGAGAACGTTGAAAAGCTAGCTAATGCGCTGGGCATCTCTATTGCTCGTCTGTTCACTGACTACGGTGTTGAGGTAGAGAATGACCTAGAGAGCCGCTCTTGA
- a CDS encoding helix-turn-helix domain-containing protein, translating into MSSQQTRQQVLELHNQMFISPQDFSYRWGLDYEQLAHICCLSKSTTYHWLGGQASRREAGLPYQRIMAIADFLLTNAERVQPLLERWHTRQ; encoded by the coding sequence ATGTCTTCTCAACAGACACGTCAACAAGTCTTAGAGCTGCATAATCAGATGTTTATCTCTCCCCAAGACTTCAGCTATCGTTGGGGGTTAGATTATGAACAATTGGCTCACATCTGCTGTCTTTCCAAATCCACCACTTATCACTGGCTCGGTGGACAAGCTAGCCGTCGAGAAGCGGGTCTTCCATACCAACGAATCATGGCGATAGCTGATTTTCTCCTCACCAATGCCGAACGAGTTCAGCCACTTTTGGAACGCTGGCACACAAGGCAGTAA